The following are encoded in a window of Microvirga ossetica genomic DNA:
- a CDS encoding ATP-binding protein, with translation MSGSNRTILFGPFVLIPERWSLMEGSKPVRIGSRALEILLALVERSGKLVGKDELRARVWPETFVEESNLKVNVAALRRTLGDGRGGVRYIETVSGRGYRFVSPVQILGDDAATHNDAPARLRAHNLPIPATRVLGRGQASDAILSMCEGARLVTVVGAAGIGKTTVALAVAARMAETIEHDVRLVDLAPVTDPALVPSAIAAAIGLTVHSADERSALRMFLRDRRLMLVLDNCEHIIDAAAICVRDILAAAAGVRILATSREALRAEGELVYRLPPLETPPDSHELMAAEALAFPAVELFVERATATLNAFSLDDANAPAVSEICRKLDGVALAIELAATRIDAFQVREILDLLDDRFRMLMGRRDAPGRHQSLSATLDWSHDLLSESERTILRRLAVFAGTFSLESACALAADGDLDRTDLVEGLASLVAKSLLSVDARGAASHYRFLDTTRGYALQKLAEAGERDRLRRRHAENMLDLAAQAEAEWHTRPAPEWIGDHRRQLDDIRLALNWAFTDQHDIPIGVALTAAAIPLWEHLSLVGECRACVERALAHSDDGSLREHDEMKLRMALGTALLHTRGPVPR, from the coding sequence GTGAGCGGCAGCAATAGAACAATCCTGTTCGGTCCCTTCGTCCTCATTCCCGAGCGGTGGTCGCTCATGGAGGGCAGCAAGCCTGTTCGAATCGGAAGCCGCGCACTCGAAATATTGTTGGCGCTCGTCGAACGCTCGGGCAAACTGGTGGGCAAGGACGAGCTGCGGGCCCGCGTCTGGCCGGAGACCTTCGTCGAGGAAAGCAACTTGAAGGTCAACGTCGCGGCCCTCCGACGGACCCTGGGAGACGGGCGAGGCGGCGTCCGGTATATAGAGACAGTCAGCGGCAGGGGCTACCGGTTCGTCTCCCCCGTCCAGATCCTCGGTGACGATGCGGCTACACACAATGACGCTCCGGCCCGCCTCCGTGCACACAATCTTCCAATCCCCGCAACGCGCGTCCTCGGACGAGGACAGGCCAGCGACGCGATCCTGTCGATGTGCGAAGGAGCAAGACTCGTTACGGTTGTCGGAGCCGCAGGGATCGGAAAGACGACGGTCGCTCTCGCCGTTGCCGCGCGCATGGCCGAGACCATCGAGCATGATGTCCGGCTTGTCGATCTCGCGCCTGTGACCGATCCAGCTTTGGTGCCGAGTGCGATTGCGGCCGCAATCGGTCTCACCGTGCATTCGGCCGATGAGCGGTCGGCATTGCGGATGTTCCTGCGCGACCGACGGCTCATGCTCGTTCTCGACAATTGCGAGCACATCATCGACGCAGCGGCGATCTGTGTGAGGGACATCCTCGCGGCTGCCGCTGGGGTCCGCATTCTTGCGACCAGCCGGGAGGCGCTTCGTGCGGAAGGCGAGCTGGTTTATCGCCTTCCGCCCCTGGAGACCCCGCCGGACTCGCACGAGCTTATGGCCGCGGAGGCTCTGGCCTTTCCGGCCGTCGAACTTTTCGTGGAACGCGCTACTGCAACCCTCAATGCGTTCTCCCTGGATGACGCAAATGCGCCGGCCGTCTCCGAGATTTGCCGCAAGCTCGACGGCGTGGCGCTGGCCATCGAACTCGCTGCGACACGCATCGACGCCTTCCAGGTCCGCGAGATCCTTGACCTCCTCGATGACCGGTTCCGTATGCTCATGGGGCGGCGTGATGCTCCGGGACGCCATCAATCCCTGTCCGCCACGCTGGACTGGAGCCATGACCTCCTGTCCGAGAGCGAACGCACGATCCTGCGACGCCTTGCGGTCTTCGCGGGAACCTTCAGTCTCGAATCCGCCTGTGCCCTGGCTGCCGATGGAGATTTGGACCGGACCGATCTGGTTGAAGGCCTGGCAAGTCTCGTCGCCAAGTCCCTCCTGTCCGTGGACGCGAGGGGGGCAGCGTCGCATTATCGTTTCCTCGACACGACTCGCGGCTACGCTCTCCAGAAGCTGGCCGAAGCCGGCGAACGCGACCGACTTCGACGACGCCACGCCGAGAACATGTTGGACCTGGCAGCGCAGGCGGAGGCGGAATGGCACACCAGGCCAGCGCCCGAGTGGATCGGCGATCACCGACGCCAACTCGACGACATCCGCCTTGCCTTGAACTGGGCCTTCACTGACCAACACGACATCCCGATCGGCGTCGCCCTGACTGCGGCTGCGATACCGCTCTGGGAGCATCTGTCGCTCGTGGGAGAGTGCCGCGCTTGCGTGGAACGTGCTCTCGCGCATTCCGATGACGGATCGCTGCGCGAGCATGACGAGATGAAACTTCGCATGGCGCTCGGCACGGCCCTGCTCCATACTCGGGGGCCGGTTCCCCGGTGA
- a CDS encoding UBP-type zinc finger domain-containing protein, with amino-acid sequence MSGSCSHVASIRDVTPSTRGCEECLKTGSPWVHLRLCRTCGHVGCCDDSPNRHATRHFEATGHPIIEGYDPPEGWGWCYIDEIEVDLPNRTPQRGPIPRFV; translated from the coding sequence ATGAGTGGTTCATGCAGCCATGTCGCGAGTATCCGGGACGTCACGCCAAGCACTCGCGGGTGCGAGGAATGCCTGAAGACGGGCTCGCCCTGGGTGCATCTGCGTCTGTGCCGGACCTGCGGCCATGTCGGCTGCTGCGATGACTCTCCCAACCGTCACGCGACGAGACATTTCGAGGCGACCGGGCATCCCATCATCGAGGGCTATGATCCGCCCGAAGGCTGGGGCTGGTGTTACATCGACGAGATCGAGGTCGACCTGCCCAATCGAACACCGCAGCGGGGCCCGATCCCGCGCTTCGTATGA